The following proteins are co-located in the Escherichia fergusonii ATCC 35469 genome:
- a CDS encoding mannitol dehydrogenase family protein, translated as MKTIASAQLPQGVLTPHYDRQKLQSRIVHFGFGAFHRAHQALLTDRVLNARGGDWGICEISLFSGDHLMRQLREQDHLFTVLEKGAEGDQAIIIGAVHECLNAKLDSLAAIIEKFCEPQVAIVSLTITEKGYCIDPSTGELDLHNARILHDLASPQEPHSAPGILVEALARRHQRGLPPFTVLSCDNIPDNGHVVKNAVLGMAARRSPELAEWIKTHVSFPATMVDRIVPAATEESLAEISQHLGVTDPCAISCEPFIQWVVEDDFVAGRPEWEVAGVQMVRDVVPWEEMKLRMLNGSHSFLAYLGYLSGFAHINDCMQDKVFRQAARRLMLQEQAPTLQITDVDLTLYADKLIERFANPALKHKTWQIAMDGSQKLPQRMLASIRIHLQRESTWPLLALGVAGWMRYVSGFDDANKTIDVRDPLGDKIAILVAKSTSAQRVKTLLSLNEIFGEDLPDNPRFVEAISEAWQQIEQYGAHQAVAHALKN; from the coding sequence ATGAAAACCATCGCCTCAGCCCAACTTCCCCAGGGAGTGCTGACACCACATTATGATCGGCAAAAGCTACAATCCCGTATTGTTCATTTTGGCTTTGGTGCGTTTCATCGGGCACATCAGGCTTTATTAACTGACCGGGTACTTAATGCCCGTGGTGGTGACTGGGGGATCTGCGAAATCAGCCTGTTTAGCGGCGATCATTTAATGCGTCAACTCCGTGAGCAGGATCATCTATTTACTGTTCTTGAGAAAGGCGCTGAGGGCGATCAGGCCATTATTATTGGCGCTGTTCATGAATGTCTTAATGCGAAACTGGATTCATTAGCCGCCATTATTGAGAAATTCTGCGAACCGCAGGTGGCGATTGTTTCACTGACCATTACAGAAAAAGGCTATTGCATCGACCCGTCTACGGGTGAACTTGATCTGCATAACGCAAGAATCCTTCATGACCTTGCATCTCCGCAAGAACCCCATTCAGCACCAGGCATTCTGGTTGAAGCGCTGGCTCGTCGTCACCAGCGTGGCTTGCCACCCTTTACCGTGCTCTCTTGCGACAATATTCCTGACAATGGTCATGTTGTAAAAAATGCCGTGTTGGGAATGGCCGCAAGACGTTCACCAGAACTGGCAGAATGGATAAAAACACATGTCAGCTTCCCTGCCACAATGGTTGATCGCATTGTTCCTGCGGCAACAGAAGAGTCTCTGGCTGAAATATCTCAGCATCTGGGCGTTACTGATCCTTGTGCAATAAGTTGTGAGCCGTTTATTCAGTGGGTCGTGGAGGATGATTTTGTTGCCGGAAGACCTGAATGGGAAGTCGCAGGTGTACAAATGGTCCGTGATGTCGTGCCATGGGAAGAGATGAAATTGCGGATGCTTAATGGCAGCCACTCATTTCTCGCTTATCTTGGCTATCTCTCAGGTTTTGCACATATCAACGACTGTATGCAAGACAAGGTATTTCGCCAGGCTGCACGACGTTTAATGCTGCAGGAGCAAGCCCCCACGTTGCAAATTACGGACGTTGATCTCACGCTTTATGCCGACAAACTTATCGAACGCTTCGCTAACCCGGCTTTGAAGCATAAAACCTGGCAGATCGCGATGGATGGCAGTCAGAAATTGCCTCAAAGAATGCTCGCCAGTATTCGTATTCATTTGCAACGTGAAAGTACCTGGCCTCTGCTGGCGCTAGGTGTTGCAGGCTGGATGCGTTACGTCAGTGGCTTTGACGATGCAAACAAAACCATAGATGTCCGTGATCCACTTGGTGACAAAATCGCCATACTCGTGGCAAAAAGTACATCAGCGCAGCGAGTAAAAACCTTGTTATCACTCAATGAAATATTCGGTGAGGACCTGCCAGACAATCCTCGATTTGTTGAGGCGATTAGCGAAGCATGGCAGCAAATCGAGCAATATGGCGCTCATCAAGCCGTCGCTCATGCACTAAAAAATTAA
- a CDS encoding CobW family GTP-binding protein produces MTRTNLITGFLGSGKTTSILHLLAHKDPAEKWAVLVNEFGEVGIDGALLADSGALLKEIPGGCMCCVNGLPMQVGLNTLLRQGKPDRLLIEPTGLGHPKQILDLLTAPVYEPWIDLRATLCILDPRQLLDKKSVDNENFRDQLAAADVIVANKSDRATDESENALQQWWQQYGEDRLLVQCEQGRIDGKLLDLPRKNVTELPASAAHSHQTVERKGLAALSLPAHQRWRRSLNSGQGHQACGWIFDADTVFDTIGVLEWARLAPVARVKGVMRIAEGLVRINRQGDDLHIETQNVAPPDSRIELISSTDTDWNALQSALLKLRLVTGE; encoded by the coding sequence GTGACCAGAACCAACCTTATTACCGGCTTTCTCGGCAGCGGGAAAACAACATCAATCCTTCATCTTTTAGCGCACAAAGATCCCGCTGAAAAATGGGCCGTCCTGGTTAACGAATTTGGCGAAGTGGGGATCGATGGTGCCCTGCTCGCGGATAGCGGAGCGTTATTGAAAGAAATCCCCGGCGGCTGTATGTGTTGTGTTAACGGCTTGCCCATGCAAGTGGGGCTGAATACTTTGCTGCGTCAGGGAAAGCCGGATCGTTTGCTTATTGAACCTACTGGACTGGGGCATCCTAAACAGATCCTTGATTTGTTAACCGCCCCGGTTTACGAACCCTGGATTGATCTGCGTGCCACTCTTTGCATTCTCGATCCCCGTCAGTTGCTGGATAAAAAAAGTGTTGATAACGAAAACTTCCGCGACCAGCTTGCCGCTGCGGATGTCATTGTGGCGAACAAAAGCGATCGGGCAACGGATGAAAGTGAAAACGCCCTGCAACAATGGTGGCAACAATATGGCGAAGATCGGCTACTGGTGCAGTGTGAACAAGGCCGAATCGATGGAAAACTCCTTGATCTGCCACGTAAAAATGTCACGGAGCTACCTGCCAGTGCAGCTCATAGTCATCAGACAGTAGAACGAAAAGGATTAGCAGCGCTAAGTTTACCAGCACATCAACGTTGGCGACGTAGCCTCAACAGTGGTCAGGGGCATCAGGCCTGCGGCTGGATATTCGATGCAGATACCGTCTTTGACACCATTGGTGTTCTTGAATGGGCTCGTCTTGCCCCTGTTGCACGCGTTAAAGGTGTAATGCGTATTGCCGAAGGTCTGGTACGGATTAATCGTCAGGGTGACGATTTGCATATTGAAACTCAAAATGTTGCTCCTCCCGATAGTCGTATCGAGCTTATTTCCAGTACCGATACCGACTGGAATGCCTTACAGAGCGCGCTGTTGAAGCTTCGTTTAGTTACAGGTGAGTAA
- the yeiP gene encoding elongation factor P-like protein YeiP, whose product MPRANEIKKGMVLNYNGKLLLVKDIDIQSPTARGAATLYKMRFSDVRTGLKVEERFKGDDIVDTVTLTRRYVDFSYVDGNEYVFMDKEDYTPYTFTKDQIEEELMFMPEGGMPDMQVLTWDGQLLALELPQTVDLEIIETAPGIKGASASARNKPATLSTGLVIQVPEYLSPGEKIRIHIEERRYMGRAD is encoded by the coding sequence ATGCCAAGAGCGAACGAAATTAAAAAAGGTATGGTTCTGAATTACAACGGCAAACTGCTGTTGGTGAAAGATATTGATATTCAATCGCCGACGGCACGTGGTGCTGCAACGCTTTATAAAATGCGTTTTTCCGATGTCCGTACCGGGCTGAAAGTTGAAGAACGTTTTAAAGGCGACGATATTGTTGACACAGTAACGCTGACTCGTCGCTACGTCGATTTCTCCTATGTTGATGGCAACGAGTATGTCTTTATGGATAAAGAAGACTATACCCCGTATACCTTCACCAAAGACCAGATTGAAGAAGAGCTGATGTTTATGCCGGAAGGTGGCATGCCGGATATGCAGGTTCTGACCTGGGACGGCCAACTGCTGGCACTTGAATTACCCCAAACAGTTGATCTGGAAATTATTGAAACGGCACCGGGCATCAAAGGGGCTTCTGCCAGCGCCCGTAACAAACCAGCGACATTGAGCACGGGTCTGGTGATTCAGGTGCCGGAATACTTAAGCCCGGGCGAAAAAATTCGTATCCATATCGAAGAACGCCGTTATATGGGCCGCGCAGACTAA
- a CDS encoding IS4-like element IS4 family transposase — translation MHIGQALDLVSRYDSLRNPLTSLGDYLDPELISRCLAESGTVTLRKRRLPLEMMVWCIVGMALERKEPLHQIVNRLDIMLPGNRPFVAPSAVIQARQRLGSEAVRRVFTKTAQLWHNATPHPQWCGLTLLAIDGVFWRTPDTPENDAAFPRQTHAGNPALYPQVKMVCQMELTSHLLTAAAFGTMKNSENELAEQLIEQTGDNTLTLMDKGYYSLGLLNAWSLAGEHRHWMIPLRKGAQYEEIRKLGKGDHLVKLKTSPQARKKWPGLGNEVTARLLTVTRKGKVCHLLTSMTDAMRFPGGEMADLYSHRWEIELGYREIKQTMQLSRLTLRSKKPELVEQELWGVLLAYNLVRYQMIKMAEHQKGYWPNQLSFSESCGMVMRMLMTLQGASPGRIPELMRDLASMGQLVKLPTRRERAFPRVVKERPWKYPTAPKKSQSVA, via the coding sequence ATGCACATTGGACAGGCTCTTGATCTGGTATCCCGTTATGATTCTCTGCGTAACCCACTGACTTCTCTGGGGGATTACCTCGACCCCGAACTCATCTCTCGTTGCCTTGCCGAATCTGGTACTGTAACGCTACGCAAGCGCCGTCTTCCCCTCGAAATGATGGTCTGGTGTATTGTTGGCATGGCGCTTGAGCGTAAAGAACCTCTTCACCAGATTGTGAATCGCCTGGACATCATGCTGCCGGGCAATCGCCCTTTCGTTGCCCCCAGTGCCGTTATTCAGGCCCGCCAGCGCCTGGGAAGTGAGGCTGTCCGCCGCGTGTTCACGAAAACAGCGCAGCTCTGGCATAACGCCACGCCGCATCCGCAATGGTGCGGCCTGACCCTGCTGGCCATCGATGGTGTGTTCTGGCGCACACCGGATACACCAGAGAACGATGCAGCCTTCCCCCGCCAGACACATGCCGGGAACCCGGCGCTCTACCCGCAGGTCAAAATGGTCTGCCAGATGGAACTGACCAGCCATCTGCTGACGGCTGCAGCCTTCGGCACGATGAAGAACAGCGAAAATGAGCTTGCTGAGCAACTTATAGAACAAACCGGCGATAACACTCTGACGTTAATGGATAAAGGTTATTACTCACTGGGACTGTTAAATGCCTGGAGCCTGGCGGGAGAACACCGCCACTGGATGATCCCTCTCAGAAAGGGAGCGCAATATGAAGAGATCAGAAAACTGGGTAAAGGCGATCATCTGGTGAAGCTGAAAACCAGCCCACAGGCACGAAAAAAGTGGCCGGGACTGGGAAATGAGGTGACAGCCCGCCTGCTGACTGTGACGCGCAAAGGAAAGGTCTGCCATCTGCTGACGTCGATGACGGACGCCATGCGCTTCCCCGGAGGAGAAATGGCGGATCTGTACAGTCATCGCTGGGAAATCGAACTGGGATACAGGGAGATAAAACAGACGATGCAACTGAGCAGGCTGACGCTGAGAAGTAAAAAGCCGGAGCTTGTGGAGCAAGAGCTGTGGGGTGTCTTACTGGCTTATAATCTGGTGAGATATCAGATGATTAAAATGGCGGAACATCAGAAAGGTTACTGGCCGAATCAACTGAGTTTCTCAGAATCATGCGGAATGGTGATGAGAATGCTGATGACATTGCAGGGCGCTTCACCGGGACGTATACCGGAGCTGATGCGCGATCTTGCAAGTATGGGACAACTTGTGAAATTACCGACAAGAAGGGAAAGGGCCTTCCCGAGAGTGGTAAAGGAGAGGCCCTGGAAATACCCCACAGCCCCGAAAAAGAGCCAGTCAGTTGCTTAA
- a CDS encoding YkgJ family cysteine cluster protein produces the protein MDCRPDCGACCTAPSISSPIPGMPDGKPANTPCIQLDEQQRCKIFLSPLRPKVCAGLQPSAEMCGQTRQQAMTWLIELEALTAP, from the coding sequence ATGGATTGCCGTCCGGACTGTGGTGCATGTTGCACAGCGCCTTCAATATCAAGCCCCATCCCCGGAATGCCTGACGGCAAACCTGCAAATACGCCTTGTATTCAACTTGATGAACAACAGCGCTGCAAAATTTTCCTCTCGCCACTACGCCCTAAAGTCTGTGCCGGGTTACAACCCAGTGCTGAAATGTGCGGGCAAACGCGTCAGCAAGCGATGACCTGGCTTATTGAACTTGAAGCCCTGACAGCTCCCTAA
- a CDS encoding cyclic di-GMP phosphodiesterase, translating into MFTAANASGRKILLTCFITGLVVAVIISCLQFTVSWHKREVKYDTLITDIKTYLVHYFADLKTSTDKLQPLTLSSCKKAAPELTAKAAFSLNVRTFLLVRDKKAFCSSATGNMDIPLAHLVPALDISKDVDIAILPGTPMMPGKPAMVIWYRNPLISNSGVFTALNLNLTPYLLYTSRQEDFDGIAMIVGDTVLSTSSSHLLNINELSGPPARQVKVEGIPLTVRLYATEWTWNDLWYALLLGGMSGIAAGLLCFYILSVRLRPGREILTAIKRDQFYVVYQPAVDTQSLKVTGLEVLLRWRHPVAGEIPPDAFIHYAEAQRMIVPLTQHLFELIRRDAHVLQRVLPVGVKFGINIAPDHLHGETFKKDIRQLVESLPAHHFQIVLEITERDMLKQHEATQLFEWLHSVGVEIAIDDFGTGHSALIYLERFTLDYLKIDRGFINAIGTETVTSPVLDAVLTLSKRLNMLTVAEGVETPEQAKWLRDRGVNFLQGYWISRPLPLNEFVQWLKKPDTPQW; encoded by the coding sequence ATGTTTACAGCTGCCAACGCATCAGGTCGAAAAATCCTTCTTACCTGTTTCATTACAGGCCTGGTCGTTGCTGTTATCATCAGTTGCTTACAGTTTACAGTGAGCTGGCATAAACGTGAGGTGAAGTACGATACGCTGATCACTGATATCAAAACTTACCTGGTCCACTATTTTGCCGATCTGAAAACCTCTACCGACAAGCTGCAGCCATTGACGTTATCGTCCTGTAAAAAAGCAGCCCCTGAACTTACTGCCAAAGCTGCGTTCAGTCTTAATGTTCGGACCTTTTTGTTAGTCAGAGATAAAAAAGCATTTTGCTCGTCGGCAACAGGCAATATGGATATCCCCCTCGCCCACCTTGTTCCGGCACTGGATATTTCTAAAGATGTTGATATCGCCATCTTGCCCGGAACCCCCATGATGCCCGGGAAACCCGCCATGGTGATCTGGTATCGCAATCCGCTTATCAGCAACAGCGGTGTCTTCACTGCACTCAATCTTAATTTGACGCCTTATCTTCTTTATACCTCACGACAGGAAGATTTTGACGGGATTGCCATGATTGTTGGCGATACGGTGCTCTCAACATCTTCTTCTCACTTGCTCAATATCAATGAGCTAAGCGGTCCGCCAGCACGCCAGGTGAAAGTGGAAGGTATACCGCTGACAGTGCGCCTTTATGCTACTGAATGGACATGGAATGATTTGTGGTACGCCCTACTCCTTGGCGGTATGAGTGGTATCGCAGCGGGTCTGCTCTGTTTTTATATTCTGTCTGTTCGTCTGCGTCCCGGTAGAGAAATACTTACCGCGATTAAACGCGACCAGTTCTATGTGGTCTATCAACCGGCGGTAGATACACAAAGCCTGAAGGTAACCGGGCTGGAAGTACTCCTGCGCTGGCGTCATCCTGTAGCGGGCGAGATCCCACCGGATGCCTTTATTCACTATGCCGAAGCCCAGCGGATGATCGTACCGCTGACGCAACATCTCTTTGAACTTATTCGCCGTGATGCCCACGTACTGCAACGGGTACTGCCAGTTGGCGTGAAGTTCGGCATTAACATTGCGCCTGACCATCTGCATGGTGAAACGTTCAAAAAGGATATCCGCCAGTTAGTCGAATCCTTACCGGCGCATCATTTCCAGATCGTTCTGGAGATTACCGAGCGTGATATGCTGAAGCAACACGAAGCTACGCAACTCTTTGAGTGGTTGCATTCCGTCGGTGTTGAAATCGCCATTGACGATTTTGGTACCGGGCACAGTGCATTGATTTATCTCGAACGCTTCACCCTTGATTACCTGAAGATTGATCGTGGCTTTATTAATGCGATTGGTACGGAAACGGTCACCTCACCAGTGCTTGACGCCGTACTCACTTTATCAAAACGCCTTAATATGCTGACCGTAGCCGAAGGTGTAGAAACGCCAGAGCAAGCCAAATGGCTGCGTGATCGTGGCGTTAATTTCCTTCAGGGCTACTGGATCAGCCGTCCCTTGCCACTGAATGAGTTTGTGCAATGGCTGAAGAAACCAGACACACCGCAGTGGTAA
- the setB gene encoding sugar efflux transporter SetB gives MHNSPAVSTPKAFDLTATAFLIVAFLTGIAGALQTPTLSLFLTDEVHARPGMVGFFFTGSAVIGILVSQFLAGRSDKKGDRKKLIVFCCLMGTLACVLFAWNRNYFILLFLGVFLSSFGSTSNPQMFALAREHADRTGREAVMFSSFLRAQVSLAWVIGPPLAYALAMGFGFTVMYLSAAVAFIVCGVMVWLFLPSMRKDAPLAVGTLEAPRRNRRDTLLLFAICTLMWGTNSLYIINMPLFIINELHLPEKLAGVMMGTAAGLEIPTMLIAGYFAKRLGKRLLMIIAVAAGFAFYAGMLLAHSPMVLLGLQLLNAIYIGILGGIGMLYFQDLMPGQAGSATTLYTNTIRVGWIIAGSLAGIAAELWSYHSVFWFALAMTVAAVFCLFKIRDV, from the coding sequence ATGCATAACTCCCCTGCTGTCTCCACGCCTAAGGCGTTTGATTTGACTGCCACGGCATTTCTCATCGTGGCCTTTCTCACCGGTATTGCCGGGGCGCTACAAACTCCCACATTAAGTTTGTTTCTGACGGATGAAGTCCATGCCCGGCCTGGTATGGTTGGTTTCTTTTTTACCGGCAGTGCGGTGATCGGCATTCTGGTAAGTCAATTTCTGGCAGGACGTTCAGATAAAAAAGGTGATCGTAAAAAGTTGATTGTCTTTTGTTGTCTGATGGGCACGTTGGCTTGTGTACTTTTCGCCTGGAATCGCAATTACTTTATTTTGTTGTTTCTTGGTGTATTTCTTAGCAGTTTCGGTTCGACTTCCAACCCACAAATGTTTGCTCTGGCGCGGGAACATGCCGATCGCACGGGTCGGGAAGCGGTGATGTTTAGTTCATTTTTGCGCGCTCAGGTGTCTCTGGCCTGGGTGATTGGTCCGCCGCTGGCTTATGCGTTAGCCATGGGGTTTGGTTTCACCGTGATGTACCTCAGCGCTGCGGTAGCATTTATTGTCTGTGGCGTGATGGTATGGCTGTTTTTACCTTCAATGCGCAAAGATGCTCCTCTCGCCGTTGGAACACTGGAAGCGCCACGTCGTAATCGTCGCGATACCCTGTTGCTATTTGCTATCTGTACGCTGATGTGGGGCACTAACAGCCTCTATATCATTAATATGCCGCTGTTTATCATTAATGAATTGCATCTACCGGAAAAACTTGCAGGTGTGATGATGGGTACAGCAGCAGGCCTGGAAATACCCACAATGCTGATTGCAGGTTATTTTGCTAAACGGTTGGGTAAACGCCTGCTGATGATCATTGCCGTAGCAGCAGGTTTTGCATTTTATGCAGGAATGTTGCTCGCTCACTCACCAATGGTATTGCTCGGCTTGCAGCTGCTGAACGCTATTTATATTGGGATTCTCGGCGGTATTGGAATGCTCTATTTTCAGGATTTAATGCCCGGACAGGCAGGATCAGCCACCACGCTCTATACCAATACGATTCGTGTTGGCTGGATTATCGCCGGATCGCTGGCCGGAATCGCCGCTGAACTGTGGAGTTATCATTCTGTCTTCTGGTTCGCATTAGCAATGACCGTTGCTGCCGTGTTTTGTCTTTTCAAAATTCGGGACGTTTAG
- a CDS encoding phosphatase PAP2 family protein: MKIQLNRILLLNLSGVGLFLSWYLPAEHGIWAAVDSGIIHYFNHKVIESQPLLWLVAITNNRAFDGCSLLAMGGLMLWFWLQESKAGRRRIVIIGLVMLLAAVILNQLGQALIPVKRASPTLTFSDIVRVSELSQIPTKDASRDSFPGDHGMMLLIFSAFMWRYFGKIAGIIGLIIFVVFAFPRVMIGAHWFTDIAVGSLTVILIGLPWWLMTPLSDRLISLFGQYLPGKNKQTQNK, from the coding sequence ATGAAAATACAGCTAAACCGGATTCTGTTACTCAATTTATCAGGAGTGGGCTTATTCCTCTCCTGGTATCTTCCCGCCGAACATGGGATATGGGCAGCTGTTGATTCAGGCATTATCCATTATTTCAATCATAAGGTGATAGAAAGTCAGCCACTTCTCTGGTTGGTAGCAATAACCAATAATCGTGCTTTCGATGGCTGCTCGCTACTGGCTATGGGCGGTTTAATGCTCTGGTTCTGGTTGCAAGAATCAAAGGCTGGAAGGCGACGTATCGTCATTATTGGTCTGGTCATGCTGCTGGCTGCCGTGATTTTAAATCAGCTCGGGCAGGCATTAATTCCGGTTAAACGCGCCAGCCCAACGCTCACCTTTTCGGATATTGTTCGCGTTAGCGAACTCAGTCAAATTCCTACAAAGGATGCTTCGCGTGACAGTTTTCCGGGTGATCACGGGATGATGTTGCTTATTTTTTCCGCTTTTATGTGGCGCTATTTTGGCAAAATCGCCGGAATTATCGGCCTTATTATTTTTGTGGTTTTTGCCTTCCCAAGAGTAATGATTGGCGCACACTGGTTTACTGATATCGCCGTCGGATCGTTAACAGTCATTTTGATTGGTTTACCCTGGTGGCTAATGACTCCATTAAGCGATCGTCTCATTTCTCTTTTTGGGCAATATCTTCCCGGCAAAAACAAACAAACTCAAAACAAATAA
- the mepS gene encoding bifunctional murein DD-endopeptidase/murein LD-carboxypeptidase: MVKSQPILRYILRGIPAIAVAVLLSACSTTNTAKNMHPETRAVVNDNSSLQASQDEFENLVRNVDVKSRIMDQYADWKGVRYRLGGSTKKGIDCSGFVQRTFREQFGLELPRSTWEQQETGKSVSRSNLRTGDLVLFRAGSTGRHVGIYIGNNQFVHASTSSGVIISSMNEPYWKKRYNEARRVLSRS; this comes from the coding sequence ATGGTCAAATCTCAACCGATTTTGAGATATATCTTGCGCGGAATTCCCGCGATTGCAGTTGCGGTTCTGCTTTCTGCATGTAGCACAACAAACACCGCAAAGAATATGCATCCTGAGACACGTGCAGTGGTTAACGATAATTCGTCACTGCAAGCTTCTCAGGATGAATTTGAAAATCTGGTACGTAATGTCGACGTTAAATCGCGAATTATGGATCAGTATGCTGACTGGAAAGGCGTACGTTATCGTCTTGGCGGCAGCACCAAAAAAGGTATCGACTGCTCTGGTTTTGTACAGCGTACATTCCGCGAACAGTTTGGCTTAGAGTTACCACGTTCCACCTGGGAACAACAAGAAACCGGTAAATCTGTTTCCCGCAGCAATTTGCGTACTGGTGATTTGGTTCTGTTCCGCGCGGGTTCTACCGGGCGACATGTTGGTATCTACATTGGCAACAACCAGTTTGTTCACGCCTCAACCAGCAGTGGCGTTATTATTTCCAGCATGAACGAGCCGTACTGGAAAAAACGCTACAACGAAGCACGCCGGGTTCTGAGTCGCAGTTAA
- the fruB gene encoding fused PTS fructose transporter subunit IIA/HPr protein, with protein sequence MFQLSVQDIHPGQQAGNKEDAIRHIAAALVQAGNVAEGYVNGMLAREQQTSTFLGNGIAIPHGTTDTRDQVLKTGVQVFQFPEGVTWGEGQTAYVAIGIAASSDEHLGLLRQLTHVLSDDSVAGQLKSATTAEELRALLMGEKQSEQLKLDNDMLMLDVAANDLVTLQALNAARLKEAGAVDAAFVAKAINESPMHLGQGIWLNDGVEGNLASAVAVSRAANAFEVEGDPAALLLTVAMNDEQPLAVLKRVADLLLDNKADRLLKADSATLLALLTSDDAPTDDVLSAEFVVRNEHGLHARPGTMLVNTIKQFNSEITVTNLDGTGKPANGRSLMKVVALGVKKGHRLRFTAQGEDAEQALNAIGDAIAAGLGEGV encoded by the coding sequence ATGTTTCAGTTATCTGTACAAGATATTCATCCGGGCCAACAGGCCGGAAACAAAGAAGATGCCATTCGACACATTGCCGCTGCGCTGGTACAGGCCGGTAACGTTGCTGAGGGTTACGTCAATGGGATGCTGGCACGCGAACAGCAGACCTCCACGTTCCTGGGTAATGGTATTGCTATTCCCCATGGCACAACTGACACGCGTGATCAGGTATTGAAAACCGGTGTTCAGGTGTTTCAATTCCCGGAAGGTGTTACCTGGGGCGAAGGGCAGACCGCATATGTGGCGATTGGTATAGCGGCAAGTTCTGATGAACATCTCGGCTTGCTACGTCAGTTAACGCACGTATTGAGTGATGACTCTGTTGCTGGTCAACTTAAATCAGCCACGACAGCGGAAGAGCTGCGGGCATTGCTGATGGGTGAAAAGCAAAGCGAACAGCTGAAATTAGATAATGACATGCTGATGCTGGATGTTGCTGCAAATGATCTGGTCACCTTACAGGCGTTGAATGCTGCACGTCTGAAAGAGGCTGGCGCTGTTGATGCCGCGTTCGTTGCTAAAGCTATCAATGAATCTCCGATGCATCTCGGACAGGGGATTTGGCTCAATGATGGTGTTGAAGGCAACCTGGCAAGCGCTGTTGCGGTCAGCCGTGCAGCGAATGCATTTGAAGTGGAAGGGGATCCTGCCGCATTACTGCTGACTGTCGCCATGAATGACGAACAGCCGTTAGCCGTCCTGAAGCGTGTTGCCGATCTGCTGCTCGATAACAAAGCAGATCGTCTGCTGAAAGCAGATTCAGCGACATTGCTGGCGCTGCTGACCAGCGATGATGCGCCGACTGACGACGTGTTAAGTGCGGAATTTGTAGTGCGTAATGAACACGGTTTGCACGCCCGTCCTGGCACAATGTTGGTGAACACGATTAAACAATTTAACAGTGAAATCACGGTGACAAACCTTGATGGCACTGGAAAACCTGCGAACGGAAGGAGCTTGATGAAAGTCGTAGCGTTAGGAGTTAAGAAAGGTCATCGTCTACGCTTTACCGCACAAGGTGAAGATGCTGAACAGGCGCTGAATGCTATTGGCGATGCAATCGCAGCAGGTCTTGGGGAGGGTGTGTAA